In Streptococcus sp. SN-1, a single genomic region encodes these proteins:
- the zwf gene encoding glucose-6-phosphate dehydrogenase — MSSKVIVTIFGASGDLAKRKLYPSLFRLYKSGNLSKHFAVIGTARRPWSKEYFESVVVESILDLADSTEQAQEFASHFYYQSHDVNDTEHYIALRQLQAELNDKYQSEHNKLFFLSMAPQFFGTIAKHLKSENIVDGKGFERLIVEKPFGTDYATASKLNDELLATFDEEQIFRIDHYLGKEMIQSIFAVRFANLIFENVWNKDFIDNVQITFAERLGVEERGGYYDQSGALRDMVQNHTLQLLSLLAMDKPASFTKDEIRAEKIKVFKNLYHPTDEELKELFIRGQYRSGKIDGMKYISYRSEPNVNPESTTETFASGAFFVDSDRFRGVPFFFRTGKRLTEKGTHVNIVFKQMDSIFGEPLAPNILTIYIQPTEGFSLSLNGKQVGEEFNLAPNSLDYRTDATATGASPEPYEKLIYDVLNNNSTNFSHWDEVGASWKLIDRIEELWAENGAPLHDYKAGSMGPQASFDLLEKFGAKWTWQPDIAYRQDGRLE, encoded by the coding sequence ATGTCATCTAAGGTTATTGTTACAATTTTCGGTGCGAGTGGAGACCTGGCTAAACGCAAGCTCTACCCTTCCCTTTTTAGACTATATAAATCCGGCAATCTCTCCAAGCACTTTGCAGTTATTGGAACTGCCCGTCGTCCTTGGAGCAAGGAATATTTTGAATCTGTTGTAGTCGAATCTATCCTTGATTTGGCAGATAGTACCGAACAGGCTCAAGAATTCGCTAGTCACTTCTACTATCAAAGTCACGATGTCAATGATACGGAGCACTATATTGCTTTGCGTCAATTGCAGGCTGAACTAAATGACAAGTACCAATCTGAACACAACAAGCTCTTCTTCTTGTCTATGGCTCCTCAGTTCTTTGGAACTATTGCCAAACACCTTAAGTCTGAAAACATTGTTGACGGTAAAGGTTTTGAGCGCTTAATCGTTGAAAAACCATTTGGTACAGATTACGCAACTGCAAGCAAGTTGAATGACGAACTCCTAGCAACATTTGACGAAGAACAAATTTTCCGTATTGACCATTATCTTGGTAAGGAAATGATCCAAAGCATCTTTGCAGTTCGCTTTGCCAACCTGATTTTCGAAAACGTTTGGAACAAGGATTTTATCGACAATGTTCAAATTACCTTTGCGGAGCGCTTGGGTGTAGAAGAGCGTGGTGGCTACTATGATCAATCTGGTGCCCTCCGTGACATGGTACAAAACCATACACTCCAACTGCTTTCCCTCCTTGCCATGGACAAGCCAGCAAGCTTCACAAAAGACGAGATTCGTGCTGAAAAGATTAAGGTCTTTAAAAACCTCTATCATCCAACTGATGAAGAGCTTAAAGAGCTCTTTATCCGTGGTCAATACCGTTCAGGTAAGATTGATGGCATGAAATATATCTCTTATCGTAGCGAGCCAAATGTGAATCCAGAATCTACAACAGAAACTTTTGCATCTGGTGCCTTCTTTGTAGACAGTGATCGATTCCGTGGTGTTCCTTTCTTCTTCCGTACTGGTAAACGTCTGACTGAAAAAGGAACTCATGTCAACATCGTCTTTAAACAAATGGACTCTATCTTTGGAGAGCCACTTGCTCCAAACATTTTGACCATCTATATCCAACCAACAGAAGGCTTCTCTCTTAGCCTAAATGGGAAGCAGGTAGGAGAAGAATTTAACTTGGCTCCTAACTCACTTGATTACCGTACAGATGCGACCGCAACTGGTGCTTCTCCAGAACCATACGAGAAATTGATTTATGATGTCCTAAATAACAACTCAACTAACTTTAGCCACTGGGATGAAGTTGGTGCGTCATGGAAATTGATTGATCGTATCGAAGAGCTCTGGGCTGAAAATGGTGCCCCACTTCATGACTATAAAGCTGGAAGCATGGGACCTCAAGCTAGCTTTGACTTACTTGAAAAATTCGGTGCCAAATGGACTTGGCAACCAGATATCGCCTATCGTCAAGATGGTCGTTTAGAATAA
- a CDS encoding HAD family hydrolase, protein MTIKLVATDMDGTFLDGNGRFDMDRLKSLLASYKEKGIYFAVASGRGFLSLEKLFADVRDDIIFIAENGSLVEYQGQDLYEATMSRDFYLATFEKLKTSPYVDINKLLLTGKKGSYVLDTVDEIYLKVSQHYNENIQKVASLEDITDDIFKFTTNFTEETLEAGEAWVNEHVPGVKAMTTGFESIDIVLDYVDKGVAIVELAKKLGITMDQVMAFGDNLNDLHMMQVVGHPVAPENARPEILELAETVIGHHKDQSVIAYMEGL, encoded by the coding sequence ATGACAATTAAACTAGTAGCAACGGATATGGACGGAACCTTCCTAGATGGGAATGGGCGCTTTGATATGGACCGCCTCAAGTCTCTCTTGGCTTCCTACAAGGAAAAAGGGATTTACTTTGCGGTGGCTTCAGGACGCGGATTTCTGTCTCTAGAAAAATTATTTGCTGATGTTCGTGATGACATTATTTTCATCGCGGAAAATGGCAGTTTGGTAGAGTATCAAGGTCAGGACTTGTATGAAGCGACTATGTCTCGTGATTTTTATCTGGCAACTTTTGAAAAGCTGAAAACTTCACCTTATGTAGATATCAATAAACTGCTCTTGACGGGGAAAAAAGGCTCTTATGTGCTAGATACGGTTGATGAGATCTATTTAAAAGTGAGTCAGCACTATAATGAAAATATCCAAAAAGTAGCGAGTTTGGAAGATATCACAGATGATATTTTCAAATTTACAACCAACTTCACAGAAGAAACGCTAGAAGCTGGAGAAGCTTGGGTCAATGAACATGTTCCTGGTGTTAAGGCTATGACAACTGGCTTTGAATCTATTGATATTGTTCTGGACTATGTCGATAAGGGGGTGGCCATTGTTGAATTAGCTAAAAAACTTGGTATCACAATGGATCAAGTTATGGCTTTTGGAGACAATCTAAATGACTTGCATATGATGCAGGTTGTGGGACATCCTGTGGCTCCTGAAAATGCACGACCAGAAATTTTAGAATTAGCAGAGACTGTGATTGGTCACCATAAGGACCAGTCGGTTATAGCTTATATGGAGGGCTTATAA
- a CDS encoding GMP reductase — protein MLNEFPIFDYEDIQLIPNKCVIKSRAEADTSVTLGNHTFKLPVVPANMQTILDENVAEQLAKGGYFYIMHRFDEVGRIPFIKRMHDQGLIASISVGVKDYEYDFVSQLKADAPEYITIDIAHGHADSVISMIQHIKKELPDTFVIAGNVGTPEAVRELENAGADATKVGIGPGKVCITKVKTGFGTGGWQLAALRWCAKAARKPIIADGGIRTHGDIAKSIRFGASMVMIGSLFAGHIESPGKTIEVDGEQFKEYYGSASQYQKGAYKNVEGKRILLPAKGHLQDTLIEMEQDLQSAISYAGGRQVADLKHVDYVIVKNSIWNGDASH, from the coding sequence ATGTTAAATGAATTTCCAATTTTTGATTACGAAGATATTCAATTGATTCCAAATAAATGTGTCATTAAAAGCCGTGCAGAAGCTGATACAAGTGTTACTCTAGGAAATCACACCTTTAAACTACCTGTTGTGCCAGCTAATATGCAGACGATTTTGGATGAAAATGTAGCAGAGCAACTGGCTAAAGGTGGTTACTTCTACATTATGCATCGTTTTGATGAGGTAGGGCGCATTCCTTTTATTAAACGCATGCACGATCAAGGGCTCATTGCTTCTATCTCTGTCGGTGTTAAGGATTATGAGTATGATTTTGTCAGCCAGCTCAAGGCTGATGCTCCGGAATACATCACGATTGACATCGCTCATGGTCATGCAGATAGCGTGATTTCTATGATTCAACACATCAAGAAAGAATTGCCAGATACTTTTGTTATTGCTGGAAATGTAGGAACACCAGAAGCGGTGCGTGAATTGGAAAATGCTGGTGCGGATGCTACTAAGGTTGGTATCGGTCCTGGTAAGGTTTGTATCACCAAGGTTAAGACGGGTTTTGGTACAGGTGGTTGGCAGTTGGCTGCTCTACGTTGGTGTGCCAAGGCAGCACGTAAACCGATTATCGCTGATGGAGGAATTCGTACTCATGGCGATATTGCCAAGTCTATTCGCTTCGGTGCTAGCATGGTCATGATTGGTTCCCTCTTTGCAGGACATATTGAAAGTCCAGGGAAAACGATTGAAGTCGATGGTGAACAATTCAAAGAATATTATGGTTCAGCCTCACAATATCAAAAAGGAGCTTATAAAAACGTGGAGGGCAAACGCATCTTGCTTCCAGCCAAAGGTCATCTGCAAGACACTTTAATTGAGATGGAACAAGACCTTCAAAGTGCTATCTCCTATGCAGGTGGACGTCAGGTTGCTGACCTTAAACATGTTGATTATGTGATCGTGAAAAACTCCATCTGGAATGGGGATGCTTCCCACTAA
- the rnc gene encoding ribonuclease III → MKELQTVLKNHFAIEFADKNLLETAFTHTSYANEHRLLKISHNERLEFLGDAVLQLLISEYLYKKYPKKPEGDLSKLRAMIVREESLAGFARDCQFDQFIKLGKGEEKSGGRNRDTILGDAFEAFLGALLLDKDVAKVKEFIYQVMIPKVEAGEFEMITDYKTHLQELLQVNGDVAIRYQVISETGPAHDKVFDVEVLVEGKSIGQGQGRSKKLAEQEAAKNAVEKGLDSCI, encoded by the coding sequence ATGAAAGAATTACAAACTGTACTAAAGAACCATTTTGCAATCGAATTTGCAGACAAAAACTTACTGGAGACTGCCTTTACTCATACGAGTTATGCCAATGAGCACCGCCTCTTAAAAATTTCACACAATGAGCGCTTGGAATTTTTAGGAGACGCTGTTCTACAGTTATTGATTTCAGAATATCTGTATAAAAAATATCCTAAAAAGCCTGAGGGTGACTTGTCTAAACTCCGTGCCATGATTGTCCGTGAGGAGAGTTTGGCTGGTTTTGCGCGTGATTGCCAGTTTGATCAGTTTATCAAGCTGGGTAAGGGGGAAGAAAAGTCTGGTGGACGCAATCGTGACACCATTCTTGGTGATGCCTTTGAAGCCTTTCTTGGTGCCCTCCTTTTGGACAAGGATGTGGCCAAGGTCAAGGAATTTATCTATCAAGTCATGATTCCTAAGGTTGAAGCAGGCGAGTTTGAGATGATTACAGACTACAAAACCCATCTCCAAGAGTTACTTCAGGTTAATGGGGATGTGGCTATTCGTTATCAGGTGATTTCTGAAACAGGGCCTGCCCACGATAAGGTTTTTGATGTAGAAGTTCTTGTTGAAGGTAAGAGCATTGGTCAAGGCCAAGGTCGTTCTAAGAAATTAGCAGAGCAGGAAGCTGCCAAAAATGCCGTTGAGAAAGGGCTGGATTCATGTATTTAA
- a CDS encoding amino acid ABC transporter ATP-binding protein, whose protein sequence is MAKLKIDVNDLHKSYGKNEVLKGITTKFYEGDVVCIIGPSGSGKSTFLRSLNLLEEVTSGHITVNGYDLTEKTTNVDHVRENIGMVFQHFNLFPHMSVLDNITFAPIEHKLMTKEEAEKLGMELLEKVGLADKANANPDSLSGGQKQRVAIARGLAMNPDIMLFDEPTSALDPEMVGDVLNVMKELAEQGMTMIIVTHEMGFARQVANRVIFTADGEFLEDGTPDQIFDNPQHPRLKEFLDKVLNV, encoded by the coding sequence ATGGCAAAATTAAAAATTGATGTAAATGATTTACACAAAAGCTACGGAAAAAATGAAGTTTTAAAAGGAATCACGACTAAGTTCTATGAAGGAGATGTCGTTTGTATCATCGGTCCTTCAGGTTCTGGTAAATCAACCTTCCTTCGTAGCCTCAATCTTCTAGAAGAAGTTACGAGCGGTCACATCACTGTGAACGGCTATGATTTAACTGAAAAAACTACCAACGTTGACCACGTCCGTGAAAATATCGGAATGGTCTTCCAACACTTCAACCTCTTCCCACACATGTCTGTATTGGACAACATTACTTTTGCTCCTATTGAGCACAAGTTGATGACTAAGGAAGAAGCTGAGAAATTGGGAATGGAGTTGCTTGAAAAGGTTGGACTAGCAGATAAAGCTAATGCCAACCCAGATAGCCTATCAGGTGGTCAAAAACAACGTGTGGCTATCGCTCGTGGACTAGCAATGAATCCAGACATCATGCTCTTTGATGAACCAACTTCAGCCCTTGACCCTGAGATGGTCGGAGACGTACTAAACGTTATGAAGGAATTGGCTGAGCAAGGCATGACCATGATTATCGTAACCCATGAGATGGGATTTGCTCGTCAGGTTGCCAACCGCGTTATCTTTACTGCAGATGGTGAATTCCTTGAAGACGGAACACCAGATCAAATCTTTGACAACCCACAACACCCACGTCTGAAAGAGTTCTTGGACAAGGTATTAAACGTCTAA
- the smc gene encoding chromosome segregation protein SMC — protein sequence MYLKEIEIQGFKSFADKTKVVFDQGVTAVVGPNGSGKSNITESLRWALGESSVKSLRGGKMPDVIFAGTESRKPLNYASVVVTLDNNDGFIKDAGQEIRVERHIYRSGDSEYKIDGKKVRLRDIHDLFLDTGLGRDSFSIISQGKVEEIFNSKPEERRAIFEEAAGVLKYKTRRKETETKLQQTQDNLDRLEDIIYELDNQIRPLEKQAENARKFLDWEGQRKAIYLDVLVAQIKENKAELDSTEEELAQVQELLTSYYQKREKLEEENQTLKKQRQDLQAEMAKDQGSLMDLTSLISDLERKLALSKLESEQVALNQQEAQARLAALEDKKNSLIQEKSAKESSLALLEENLVQNNQKLNCLEAELLAFSDDPDQMIELLRERFVALLQEEADVSNQLTRIENELENSRQLSQKQADQLEKLKEQLATAKEKASQQKAELETAEEQVQKLLADYQAIAKEQEEQKASYQAQQSQLFDRLDNLKNKQARAQSLENILRNHSNFYAGVKSVLQEKDCLGGIIGAVSEHLTFDVHYQTALEIALGASSQHIIVEDENAATKTIDFLKRNRAGRATFLPLTTIKARTISSQNQDAIAASPGFLGMADELVTFDTRLEAIFKNLLATTAIFDTVEHAREAARQVRYQVRMVTLDGTELRTGGSYAGGANRQNNSIFIKPELEQLQKEIAEEEASLRSEEVALKTLQDQMARLTESLEAIKSQGEQARIQEQGLSLSYQQTSQQVEELETLWKLQEEELDRLSDGDWQADKEKCQARLATIASDKQNLEAEIEEIKSNKNAIQERYQNLQEEVAQARLLKTELQGQKRYEVADIERLGKELDNLDIEQEEIQRLLQEKVDNIEKVDTELLNQQAEEAKNQKTNLQQGLIRKQFELDDIEGQLDDIASHLDQARQQNEEWIRKQTRAEAKKEKISERLRHLQSQLTDQYQISYTEALEKAHELENLNLAEQEVQDLEKAIRSLGPVNLEAIDQYEEVYNRLDFLNSQRDDILSAKNLLLETITEMNDEVKDRFKSTFEAIRESFKVTFKQMFGGGQADLILTEGDLLTAGVEISVQPPGKKIQSLNLMSGGEKALSALALLFSIIRVKTIPFVILDEVEAALDEANVKRFGDYLNRFDKDSQFIVVTHRKGTMAAADSIYGVTMQESGVSKIVSVKLKDLESIEG from the coding sequence ATGTATTTAAAGGAAATCGAAATTCAGGGATTCAAGTCTTTTGCTGATAAGACCAAGGTCGTATTTGACCAAGGTGTGACGGCAGTCGTTGGACCCAATGGATCTGGAAAGTCGAATATTACAGAAAGTCTGCGTTGGGCCTTGGGGGAGTCAAGTGTTAAGAGTCTCCGTGGCGGCAAGATGCCGGATGTCATCTTTGCTGGAACTGAAAGTCGCAAACCGCTCAATTATGCTTCTGTAGTTGTGACTCTGGATAATAATGACGGATTTATCAAGGACGCAGGACAAGAAATCAGGGTAGAACGCCATATCTATCGTAGTGGAGATAGCGAATATAAGATTGACGGCAAGAAAGTTCGTCTGCGTGATATTCATGATCTCTTCTTGGATACTGGTTTGGGACGCGATTCCTTCTCTATTATTTCTCAAGGGAAGGTTGAGGAGATTTTTAACTCCAAGCCTGAAGAACGTCGTGCCATTTTCGAAGAAGCTGCTGGAGTTTTAAAATACAAGACTCGTAGAAAAGAGACAGAGACCAAATTGCAACAAACTCAGGATAATCTGGATCGTCTTGAAGACATTATCTACGAGTTGGATAATCAAATCAGGCCTCTTGAGAAGCAAGCTGAAAATGCTCGTAAGTTTCTAGACTGGGAAGGCCAACGTAAGGCTATTTACTTGGATGTACTGGTTGCCCAAATCAAGGAAAATAAGGCTGAACTAGATTCGACAGAAGAAGAGTTGGCACAGGTTCAGGAACTCTTGACGAGCTACTACCAAAAGCGTGAAAAATTAGAAGAAGAAAATCAAACTCTTAAAAAGCAACGCCAAGATTTACAGGCTGAAATGGCCAAAGATCAGGGCAGTTTGATGGATTTGACCAGTCTGATTAGTGATTTAGAGAGAAAATTAGCCCTATCGAAATTAGAATCTGAGCAAGTAGCCCTGAATCAGCAGGAAGCACAAGCTCGTTTGGCTGCTTTGGAGGATAAGAAAAATTCACTCATCCAAGAAAAATCTGCTAAGGAAAGCTCTTTAGCCCTCCTAGAAGAAAATCTAGTCCAAAATAATCAAAAACTTAATTGTTTAGAAGCTGAATTGCTGGCTTTTTCAGATGATCCTGATCAGATGATTGAGCTCTTACGTGAACGCTTTGTAGCCCTTTTACAAGAAGAAGCGGATGTATCAAACCAGTTGACCCGTATCGAAAACGAGTTGGAAAATAGTCGTCAGCTTTCTCAAAAACAAGCAGATCAACTAGAAAAGCTGAAAGAACAGCTGGCTACAGCTAAAGAGAAGGCTAGTCAGCAAAAGGCGGAGCTTGAAACTGCTGAGGAGCAGGTTCAAAAATTATTGGCCGACTACCAAGCTATTGCTAAGGAGCAAGAGGAGCAGAAAGCTTCCTATCAAGCTCAACAAAGTCAACTCTTTGACCGTCTGGATAATCTCAAAAACAAGCAGGCTAGAGCCCAAAGTTTGGAAAATATCCTGAGAAATCATAGTAACTTTTATGCAGGTGTTAAGAGTGTTCTCCAAGAAAAAGACTGCCTTGGTGGGATTATTGGTGCAGTCAGTGAGCACCTGACCTTTGATGTTCATTATCAAACTGCTCTAGAGATTGCCTTAGGGGCAAGCAGTCAGCATATCATCGTAGAAGATGAGAACGCGGCGACTAAGACTATTGATTTCCTCAAACGGAACAGAGCCGGTCGTGCGACCTTTCTTCCGTTGACCACGATCAAAGCTCGTACGATTTCTAGTCAGAATCAAGATGCTATCGCGGCAAGTCCAGGATTTCTGGGTATGGCAGATGAGTTGGTGACATTCGATACTAGACTGGAAGCTATTTTCAAGAACTTGCTAGCTACGACGGCTATCTTTGATACCGTAGAGCATGCGCGTGAAGCTGCTCGACAGGTTCGTTATCAGGTTCGTATGGTAACCCTAGATGGAACAGAGTTACGTACAGGTGGTTCCTATGCAGGTGGAGCTAATCGCCAGAATAACAGCATTTTTATCAAGCCAGAACTGGAGCAATTACAAAAAGAAATTGCTGAAGAGGAAGCAAGTCTTCGTTCAGAAGAAGTGGCTTTGAAGACCTTACAAGACCAGATGGCTAGATTGACCGAATCATTAGAAGCCATCAAATCTCAAGGAGAACAGGCTCGTATTCAGGAGCAAGGCTTGTCCCTCTCTTACCAGCAGACCAGTCAGCAAGTTGAAGAGCTAGAAACGCTTTGGAAACTCCAAGAAGAGGAATTAGATCGTCTTTCTGACGGAGATTGGCAAGCAGACAAGGAAAAATGCCAAGCACGCCTTGCTACTATTGCCAGTGATAAGCAAAATCTGGAAGCTGAGATTGAAGAGATTAAGTCCAACAAAAATGCCATCCAAGAACGTTATCAGAACTTGCAAGAAGAGGTAGCGCAAGCTCGTTTGCTTAAGACAGAATTGCAAGGGCAAAAACGTTATGAAGTAGCTGATATTGAGCGTTTAGGCAAAGAATTGGACAATTTAGATATCGAACAAGAAGAAATCCAGCGCCTTCTTCAAGAAAAGGTTGATAATATCGAGAAGGTTGATACAGAATTGCTCAATCAACAGGCTGAAGAAGCCAAAAACCAGAAAACAAATCTCCAACAAGGTTTAATTCGCAAGCAGTTTGAGTTGGATGATATTGAAGGTCAACTGGATGATATTGCTAGTCATTTGGATCAGGCTCGCCAGCAGAATGAAGAGTGGATTCGCAAGCAAACACGTGCTGAAGCCAAGAAAGAAAAGATCAGCGAGCGCTTGCGCCATCTACAAAGTCAATTGACAGACCAGTATCAGATTAGCTATACTGAGGCTCTAGAAAAAGCACATGAGTTGGAAAATCTCAATCTGGCAGAGCAAGAGGTACAGGATTTGGAGAAGGCTATTCGCTCACTGGGTCCAGTCAACTTGGAAGCTATTGACCAGTACGAAGAAGTTTACAATCGTCTGGATTTCCTAAATAGCCAACGAGATGATATTTTGTCAGCGAAAAATCTGCTCCTTGAGACCATTACAGAGATGAATGATGAGGTCAAGGACCGCTTTAAATCAACCTTTGAAGCTATTCGTGAGTCCTTTAAAGTGACCTTCAAACAGATGTTTGGTGGGGGGCAGGCAGACCTGATTTTGACTGAAGGAGACCTGCTGACTGCTGGGGTTGAGATTTCTGTCCAACCTCCAGGCAAGAAAATCCAGTCTCTTAACCTCATGAGTGGTGGTGAAAAAGCCTTATCAGCTCTTGCTTTGCTTTTTTCTATCATTCGAGTTAAGACTATCCCATTTGTCATCTTGGATGAGGTAGAGGCTGCACTTGACGAAGCCAATGTTAAACGTTTCGGGGATTACCTCAATCGATTTGATAAGGACAGCCAGTTTATCGTCGTAACCCACCGTAAGGGAACCATGGCAGCGGCTGATTCTATCTATGGAGTGACTATGCAAGAATCAGGTGTCTCAAAAATTGTTTCGGTTAAGTTAAAAGATTTAGAAAGTATTGAAGGATGA
- a CDS encoding Cof-type HAD-IIB family hydrolase: MADIKLIALDLDGTLLTTDKRLTDRTKATLKAARDRGIKVVLTTGRPLKAMDFFLHELGTDGQEDEYTITFNGGLVQKNTGEILDKTVFSYDDVARLYEETEKLSLPLDAISEGTVYQIQSDQESLYAKFNPALTFVSVDFEDLSSQMTYNKCVTAFAQEPLDAAIQKISPELFDQYEIFKSREMLLEWSPKNVHKATGLAKLINHLGINQSQVMACGDEANDLSMIEWAGLGVAMQNAVPEVKAVANVVTPMTNDEEAVAWAIEEYVLKEN, from the coding sequence ATGGCAGATATAAAATTGATTGCATTGGACTTGGACGGGACCTTGCTGACTACTGATAAAAGGCTGACGGATCGTACCAAGGCAACCTTGAAAGCTGCGCGTGATCGTGGTATCAAGGTCGTATTGACAACTGGTCGTCCCTTAAAAGCTATGGATTTCTTTCTCCATGAGCTAGGGACTGACGGTCAGGAAGATGAGTATACGATTACCTTTAATGGTGGTTTGGTTCAGAAAAATACAGGTGAAATCCTTGATAAAACAGTCTTTTCATATGATGATGTGGCACGCTTGTATGAGGAAACAGAGAAATTATCACTGCCTCTTGATGCCATCTCAGAAGGAACTGTTTATCAAATTCAATCCGACCAAGAAAGTCTTTATGCCAAATTCAATCCAGCTTTGACTTTTGTTTCAGTTGACTTTGAAGACTTATCTAGTCAAATGACCTACAATAAGTGCGTGACTGCCTTTGCTCAAGAACCCTTGGATGCAGCCATTCAGAAGATTTCTCCAGAATTGTTTGACCAATATGAAATCTTTAAATCACGTGAAATGTTGCTAGAGTGGTCACCAAAGAATGTTCATAAAGCAACAGGTTTGGCAAAACTAATCAACCATCTCGGAATCAACCAAAGCCAAGTCATGGCCTGTGGTGACGAGGCCAATGACCTTTCTATGATTGAATGGGCAGGGCTCGGTGTTGCCATGCAAAACGCTGTTCCTGAAGTCAAGGCAGTCGCAAATGTAGTGACTCCAATGACCAACGATGAAGAGGCTGTAGCCTGGGCTATCGAAGAATATGTGCTAAAGGAGAACTAA